A genomic stretch from Acidobacteriota bacterium includes:
- a CDS encoding dihydroorotate dehydrogenase-like protein: MNLTTSYLGLSLKHPVVPSASPLSYTLDGIRNLEDAGASAVVMYSLFEEQIEAESHLVDHYLDYGTHSHAEALDYAPEMDSYNVGPDAYLDLVRRAKQALDVPLIGSLNGDSKGGWVKYARHIEEAGADALELNIYYIPTDPEVDGAAVEQRYVDVIKAVRAEVSIPVAVKVGPHFSAFANVARRFAEAGADGLVIFNRFYQPDFDLTELEIVPHLVLSDPHELRLPLRWTALLYGRIPVDLAITSGVHGHEDVLKGLMAGAKVTMMTSQLLRNGVGRIGEVVEKMTRWMEYNEYESVVQMQGSMSQKNVADPTSLERANYMRVLQSWNPPV; the protein is encoded by the coding sequence ATGAATCTAACCACCAGCTACCTCGGCCTGTCGTTGAAACACCCGGTCGTCCCGTCGGCCTCGCCGCTCTCGTACACGTTGGATGGCATCCGCAACCTGGAAGACGCCGGCGCCTCCGCCGTGGTGATGTACTCGTTGTTCGAGGAGCAAATCGAGGCAGAGAGTCATCTGGTCGATCACTACCTGGATTACGGAACCCACAGCCATGCCGAGGCGTTGGACTATGCGCCGGAGATGGACTCGTACAACGTGGGGCCGGATGCCTATCTCGATCTTGTCCGTCGCGCGAAGCAGGCGCTAGACGTGCCGTTGATCGGCAGCCTGAATGGCGACTCCAAGGGTGGCTGGGTCAAGTACGCCCGTCATATCGAGGAGGCCGGCGCCGATGCGCTGGAGCTGAACATCTATTACATCCCCACCGACCCGGAGGTTGACGGGGCAGCCGTCGAGCAACGATACGTCGACGTCATCAAGGCGGTCCGTGCGGAGGTCTCGATCCCGGTCGCCGTCAAGGTCGGACCGCACTTCAGCGCGTTTGCGAATGTGGCGCGTCGTTTCGCCGAGGCCGGAGCCGACGGTCTGGTGATCTTCAATCGCTTCTACCAGCCGGACTTCGACCTGACCGAGTTGGAGATCGTGCCCCATCTGGTGCTCAGCGATCCCCACGAACTTCGCCTACCCCTGCGCTGGACGGCGCTGCTGTACGGGCGAATTCCCGTCGACCTGGCGATCACCAGTGGGGTTCACGGACACGAGGACGTGTTGAAGGGCTTGATGGCCGGGGCTAAGGTGACGATGATGACCTCGCAACTGTTGCGCAACGGTGTCGGGCGCATCGGTGAAGTCGTCGAGAAGATGACACGCTGGATGGAATACAACGAATACGAATCCGTCGTGCAGATGCAGGGCAGCATGAGTCAGAAGAACGTCGCCGACCCCACGTCCCTGGAGCGGGCCAACTACATGCGAGTCTTGCAATCGTGGAATCCACCGGTTTGA